In one Pantoea vagans genomic region, the following are encoded:
- a CDS encoding general stress protein, which produces MTQQKYRGGAGNFANDPERASEAGSAGGKVSGGNFKNDHEKAREAGRKGGKISRRPSK; this is translated from the coding sequence ATGACACAACAGAAATACAGAGGTGGTGCCGGTAATTTTGCCAACGATCCGGAACGTGCGAGTGAAGCTGGCAGTGCAGGAGGCAAGGTCAGTGGGGGCAATTTCAAAAACGATCATGAAAAAGCCAGGGAAGCCGGTCGGAAAGGAGGCAAGATTAGTCGCCGTCCTTCTAAGTAA
- a CDS encoding GlxA family transcriptional regulator: MAALNVAVLATAGFSPFHFSVPCILFGSALPQRDLFQIDICAEKTGPVISEMGLSIMVAHGLTLLDQADIVIVPYWHNPDEKPSQALLDKLVAAWQRGAEVVGLCLGTYVLAYAGLLDQHRAATHWEFERDFSERFPQVHLDSNALYTRDDRLITSAGTAAGIDCCLDIIRQHYGSAVANRVARRMVVPPYREGGQAQFIERPVPETTRDGRINALLASLRENLHQPQDLDTLSQALGMSRRTLTRHFHKATGMSLGEWLTAERLQHSQQLLETSGISIESVAARAGFDSPVSFRQRFKSRFGVTPSEWRRTFRGPQPNVRVAETNV, encoded by the coding sequence ATGGCTGCTCTGAACGTCGCGGTGCTGGCAACGGCCGGTTTTAGTCCGTTTCATTTTTCAGTTCCCTGCATTCTGTTCGGCTCTGCTCTCCCGCAGCGGGATCTGTTTCAGATTGATATCTGCGCAGAAAAAACAGGCCCGGTGATCTCAGAGATGGGGCTGTCAATCATGGTGGCGCATGGGCTAACCCTGCTCGATCAGGCTGATATCGTTATCGTGCCATACTGGCACAATCCGGACGAAAAACCGTCGCAGGCGCTGCTGGATAAGCTGGTAGCTGCCTGGCAGCGTGGCGCAGAGGTGGTCGGGCTTTGTCTGGGTACATATGTACTGGCTTATGCAGGCCTGCTGGATCAGCATCGTGCTGCTACTCACTGGGAATTTGAGCGCGATTTCAGCGAACGCTTTCCACAGGTTCACCTCGACAGCAATGCCCTTTATACCCGTGACGATCGTCTGATCACCTCTGCCGGCACCGCAGCAGGAATTGACTGCTGTCTGGACATCATCCGTCAGCACTATGGCAGCGCCGTGGCGAATCGGGTGGCCAGACGTATGGTGGTGCCGCCTTACCGTGAAGGCGGACAGGCGCAGTTTATTGAGCGGCCGGTTCCGGAAACGACCCGCGACGGCAGGATCAATGCGCTGCTGGCATCCCTGCGAGAGAATCTCCATCAGCCGCAGGATCTCGACACTCTGTCACAGGCGCTTGGTATGAGCAGGCGAACGCTGACGCGCCATTTTCATAAGGCAACGGGCATGTCACTGGGTGAGTGGCTGACGGCTGAGCGTCTGCAGCATAGCCAGCAGCTACTCGAAACCAGCGGTATCAGTATTGAAAGCGTTGCAGCAAGGGCTGGTTTTGATTCGCCTGTTTCATTCCGGCAGCGTTTCAAATCCCGATTTGGCGTCACGCCAAGCGAGTGGCGCCGGACGTTTCGCGGTCCACAGCCGAACGTGAGAGTAGCGGAAACTAATGTGTGA
- a CDS encoding YgdI/YgdR family lipoprotein: MTSFNHGRKFAFAFVMMAAVMSISACSGNYVISTNDGHMITTQGKPVRDKETGMLSYKDADGNIHQLQQRDVKEMVQK; the protein is encoded by the coding sequence ATGACCTCTTTCAATCATGGCAGAAAATTCGCCTTCGCTTTTGTGATGATGGCTGCAGTTATGTCCATTTCCGCCTGCTCTGGCAATTATGTCATCTCGACCAATGACGGCCACATGATAACGACGCAGGGTAAACCCGTCAGAGATAAAGAAACCGGCATGCTCTCCTATAAAGATGCGGACGGAAACATACATCAGTTGCAGCAGCGCGATGTTAAAGAAATGGTGCAAAAGTAA
- a CDS encoding H-NS family nucleoid-associated regulatory protein, whose translation MTKNLSSLNNIRTLRAEARNMALDMLEELRQKLETVVNERRDEENARAAEAREKAEKLAFYHELLMEEGINPAELVNSDALAVSGKKKRAKRPAKYRYTDENGQIRDWTGQGRTPSVIKAAIENGQSLDDFLL comes from the coding sequence ATGACTAAGAACCTGAGCAGCCTGAATAATATCCGCACGCTTCGTGCAGAGGCGCGCAATATGGCTCTGGATATGCTCGAAGAGTTGCGCCAGAAATTAGAGACCGTGGTAAATGAGCGTCGTGATGAGGAAAACGCACGAGCGGCAGAAGCCCGTGAAAAAGCGGAGAAACTGGCTTTTTATCATGAGCTGTTGATGGAGGAAGGAATCAATCCTGCGGAACTGGTGAATAGCGATGCTCTCGCGGTATCCGGGAAAAAGAAACGTGCGAAACGTCCGGCCAAATACCGTTACACCGATGAAAATGGTCAGATTCGCGACTGGACGGGTCAGGGTCGAACTCCCTCCGTCATTAAGGCGGCGATTGAAAATGGCCAGTCGCTGGATGATTTCCTGCTTTAG
- a CDS encoding DUF1090 family protein, with translation MAMKKTVIALIFVSSPLTTFAATDSCKDQLADISAKIEMAKNQGNSSEIARLNIAREKIETYCTDERQATRASHDVSKREMKVKKAELELQEAQQELAEAKADGRSDKIRKKTTKVEEKKLKLESAKMDLKEAEADAQRLN, from the coding sequence ATGGCTATGAAAAAAACAGTTATCGCTTTGATTTTTGTTTCTTCACCATTAACCACATTCGCTGCAACTGATTCCTGCAAAGATCAACTGGCAGATATTTCAGCTAAAATAGAAATGGCTAAAAATCAGGGAAATAGTTCAGAAATCGCAAGGCTCAATATTGCTCGTGAAAAAATTGAAACTTATTGTACTGATGAGCGTCAGGCGACACGTGCCTCTCATGATGTCAGTAAACGTGAGATGAAAGTCAAAAAAGCGGAACTTGAGCTTCAGGAAGCACAGCAGGAACTGGCTGAAGCCAAAGCCGATGGGCGTAGTGATAAAATCAGGAAAAAAACGACAAAGGTAGAAGAGAAGAAGCTGAAGCTTGAATCTGCAAAAATGGATTTAAAAGAAGCTGAGGCAGATGCTCAGAGACTGAACTAA
- a CDS encoding MBL fold metallo-hydrolase — translation MKLTQIRNATLLLEYAGNTFLIDPMLADKDAWPGFAGNARPHLRNPMTELPLPVEALLAVDAVIVTHTHMDHWDEAAQQLIPKTMMIYSQNEGDAALIRSQGFARVRVLQDENPFVDGLTIHKTEGQHGSNALYADKVMGDIMGDACGLVFTHPSEKTLYIAGDTVWVKPYVRTLQRFQPQVVVINAGNATNDLYGPIIMGKEDTLRTLNILPEATLVISHMEAINHCLLTRAELRAYTLEQGIADRVLIPEDGEAMTF, via the coding sequence ATGAAGCTGACCCAGATTCGTAATGCCACACTGCTGCTGGAGTATGCTGGCAACACATTCCTGATCGATCCGATGCTGGCAGATAAAGACGCGTGGCCTGGCTTTGCCGGTAATGCCCGTCCCCATCTGCGCAATCCCATGACTGAACTGCCTCTCCCGGTTGAGGCACTGCTGGCGGTAGACGCAGTGATTGTCACCCATACACATATGGATCACTGGGACGAGGCCGCGCAGCAGCTGATACCAAAGACGATGATGATCTACAGCCAGAATGAAGGTGATGCAGCGCTGATTCGTTCGCAGGGTTTTGCACGCGTTCGGGTGCTGCAGGATGAAAATCCGTTTGTTGACGGCCTGACGATCCACAAAACGGAGGGCCAGCATGGCAGCAATGCGTTGTATGCCGACAAAGTCATGGGCGATATTATGGGCGATGCCTGCGGTCTGGTGTTTACCCATCCGTCAGAAAAAACGCTCTACATTGCCGGGGATACCGTCTGGGTTAAGCCTTATGTCAGAACGCTGCAACGTTTTCAGCCGCAGGTCGTGGTAATCAATGCCGGCAATGCGACTAACGATCTCTATGGCCCCATTATTATGGGAAAGGAGGATACGCTGCGCACCCTCAATATTCTGCCTGAAGCGACTCTGGTGATTTCGCACATGGAAGCGATTAACCATTGTCTGCTGACACGCGCTGAACTGCGCGCTTACACCCTGGAACAGGGTATTGCTGACCGGGTACTGATCCCGGAAGATGGTGAAGCAATGACATTCTGA
- a CDS encoding YfaZ family outer membrane protein — MKISLISLGLLLCVSSSAMAIGLNAEQGKNTSALDAEIGRSSGGLYLDSQWIKNTADGVQIGQAGTGYNLEIGPVMLTAGVKATYIGGKKGDNGVAFPVGGGVKLNLPDDFAIYGEGYSAPEQLTNSVKNFVEANAGVSWSPLGPLVLKVGYRYAGVDGKDGRPGHTLIDGPYIGGGLTF; from the coding sequence ATGAAAATTTCCTTAATTAGCCTCGGCTTACTGCTGTGTGTCTCTTCATCTGCAATGGCCATTGGCCTGAATGCTGAACAGGGTAAAAACACCTCTGCGCTGGATGCTGAAATTGGCCGTTCATCCGGCGGACTCTATCTGGACAGCCAGTGGATCAAAAATACGGCAGATGGTGTGCAGATTGGTCAGGCCGGTACCGGCTATAACCTGGAAATCGGTCCGGTGATGCTGACCGCTGGCGTGAAAGCGACTTACATTGGTGGCAAAAAAGGGGATAACGGCGTCGCATTTCCTGTCGGCGGCGGTGTGAAACTCAATCTGCCTGACGATTTTGCGATTTATGGTGAAGGGTATTCCGCGCCGGAACAGCTGACCAACAGCGTTAAGAATTTTGTGGAAGCAAATGCTGGCGTCAGCTGGTCACCTCTGGGTCCGCTGGTCTTAAAAGTGGGCTACCGTTACGCGGGTGTCGACGGTAAAGACGGACGTCCGGGTCATACGCTGATCGATGGTCCTTACATTGGTGGCGGTCTGACATTTTAA
- a CDS encoding DUF2256 domain-containing protein: MFKGNKKSLPVRYCKTCNKPMSWRKKWEKCWNEVLYCSERCRRQRSAQHKDDAEINAERNK; the protein is encoded by the coding sequence GTGTTTAAAGGTAATAAAAAGTCATTACCGGTTCGTTACTGTAAAACCTGTAACAAACCGATGTCATGGCGTAAAAAGTGGGAGAAGTGCTGGAATGAGGTTTTGTATTGCTCAGAACGTTGCCGGCGTCAGCGTTCTGCGCAGCATAAAGATGATGCAGAAATTAACGCTGAGCGGAACAAGTAA
- a CDS encoding methyl-accepting chemotaxis protein, protein MSIIKAIKRRLPVARLRRSSQPANGTWDCRALPDSLSSMGLSSRAGGILMTFVPPEADFQRVSQAWQRFNTPDLTVLTLSSNGALSSSRSQSTYCDGNGPEGSYLWLPDTLIASHETHIVDLHVADTQTASQRITAIQQELMRLQVRMPLSADRTFAMIYCDGLSASEGFLMQAWYNSGRFPCLAIGGSAGGKISFDGTWIGAGGRVLQGKAVIVFCQMAAGKSFAPFKSQNFTPREQSWLIAEADPIARTVTSVFNRQGQQQPFVASLCEHLNCTEAQLTERLKGLTFGVKVGGEYFIRSIAKIEAGGVQFFCDLEFGDRLFLMEEKDFKQATQQEWQAFTARHGKPAAILMNDCILRRVGNADKLHNAHFFKGIAAAGFSSFGEILGVPINQTLSALVFFNHDVKAMSQFPVEYAGYAAHYAQRALRRWEALNTIQTRVLDRVINYQQALTPLMEALPVLETATHSQGETLSLAESSIRNISNIATESQQAQGRLDEGLDDLEKISNGINEITHGISNIAFQTNILALNAAVEAARAGEAGRGFAVVAGEVRRLAHSSKEQAEATASNIGEAVTTISRIRLVASDSAQTAAQMAERSISAADTLAAMNQQTRHERADIAKHLGSLRELTQGMDAMQEAVAQLKVLQTLSGAQVKG, encoded by the coding sequence ATGTCGATTATTAAGGCGATCAAAAGACGCCTGCCTGTTGCCCGTCTCAGGCGTAGCAGCCAGCCAGCGAATGGCACCTGGGATTGTCGTGCATTGCCAGATTCACTCTCCTCCATGGGTTTAAGCTCGCGCGCGGGCGGCATTCTGATGACATTTGTTCCGCCTGAAGCCGATTTTCAGCGGGTCAGTCAGGCCTGGCAGCGCTTTAACACCCCCGATCTGACGGTACTGACGCTTTCCTCCAATGGTGCGCTGAGCAGCAGCCGATCGCAAAGCACCTACTGTGATGGCAATGGCCCGGAAGGAAGCTATCTCTGGCTGCCCGACACGTTGATCGCCAGCCATGAAACGCACATTGTCGATCTGCATGTTGCCGATACGCAGACCGCCAGTCAGCGTATCACCGCCATCCAGCAGGAGCTGATGCGGTTGCAGGTGCGGATGCCGCTGTCGGCCGATCGGACTTTTGCGATGATTTACTGCGACGGCCTGTCGGCGTCAGAAGGCTTTCTGATGCAGGCCTGGTATAACAGCGGGCGCTTCCCCTGCCTGGCGATTGGCGGTTCAGCCGGTGGCAAAATTAGCTTTGATGGCACCTGGATTGGTGCGGGTGGCAGAGTACTGCAGGGCAAGGCCGTCATCGTGTTCTGCCAGATGGCAGCAGGAAAATCCTTTGCACCGTTTAAAAGCCAGAACTTCACGCCACGCGAGCAGAGCTGGCTGATTGCTGAAGCCGATCCGATTGCGCGTACGGTCACCTCCGTGTTTAACCGCCAGGGACAGCAGCAGCCGTTTGTGGCGTCGCTGTGTGAGCATCTTAACTGCACCGAGGCGCAGCTGACTGAACGCCTGAAGGGGCTGACCTTTGGTGTCAAAGTCGGCGGCGAATACTTTATTCGCTCAATCGCCAAAATTGAAGCGGGTGGCGTGCAGTTTTTCTGTGACCTTGAGTTTGGCGATCGGCTGTTCCTGATGGAAGAAAAAGACTTTAAACAGGCGACACAGCAGGAATGGCAGGCTTTTACCGCCCGGCACGGCAAACCCGCGGCGATTCTGATGAACGACTGTATCCTGCGTCGTGTCGGTAATGCCGATAAGCTGCACAATGCTCATTTCTTCAAAGGGATTGCCGCCGCCGGTTTTTCCAGCTTTGGTGAAATCCTGGGCGTGCCTATCAACCAGACGCTTTCTGCGCTGGTGTTTTTCAATCATGACGTCAAAGCGATGAGCCAGTTCCCGGTGGAGTATGCCGGCTATGCGGCCCACTACGCGCAGCGCGCGTTACGCCGCTGGGAAGCGCTGAACACCATTCAGACGCGGGTGCTGGATCGGGTTATCAACTATCAGCAGGCGCTGACGCCGCTGATGGAGGCGCTACCGGTACTCGAAACGGCGACGCATAGCCAGGGCGAAACGCTGAGCCTTGCAGAAAGCAGTATACGTAATATCAGCAATATCGCCACTGAGAGTCAGCAGGCGCAGGGCCGACTGGATGAAGGGCTGGACGATCTGGAAAAAATCTCGAATGGCATTAATGAGATTACACATGGCATCAGCAATATTGCTTTCCAGACCAACATCCTGGCGCTGAATGCCGCCGTCGAAGCAGCACGCGCAGGCGAGGCTGGCCGCGGCTTTGCGGTGGTCGCGGGTGAAGTTCGTCGTCTGGCACATTCGTCGAAAGAGCAGGCCGAAGCCACGGCGAGTAACATTGGCGAGGCGGTCACCACCATCTCACGTATCCGGCTGGTGGCCAGTGACTCGGCGCAGACGGCTGCACAGATGGCGGAGCGCAGTATCAGCGCGGCCGATACGCTGGCGGCCATGAATCAGCAGACCCGACATGAGCGCGCCGACATTGCGAAGCATCTCGGCAGCCTGCGTGAACTGACGCAGGGAATGGATGCGATGCAGGAAGCGGTCGCGCAGCTCAAAGTGTTACAAACGCTTTCCGGGGCGCAGGTTAAAGGCTGA
- a CDS encoding H-NS family nucleoid-associated regulatory protein: protein MSDTLNSLNNIRTLRANARELDLAALEEMLEKLSVVVSERREEAQASEAANREKAEKLAKYRELLLQEGIDPNELLNGMPTAPAEKKKRAPRPAKYQYTDENGDVKQWTGQGRTPSAIKSAIDAGKSLDDFLI, encoded by the coding sequence ATGAGTGACACTCTCAACAGCTTGAATAATATCCGTACCCTCCGCGCAAATGCTCGCGAGCTTGACCTTGCTGCCCTGGAAGAAATGCTGGAAAAACTGTCGGTTGTGGTCAGTGAGCGACGTGAAGAAGCTCAGGCTTCTGAAGCGGCTAATCGTGAAAAAGCTGAGAAACTGGCAAAATACCGTGAATTACTGTTGCAGGAAGGTATCGATCCTAACGAACTGTTAAATGGTATGCCGACTGCGCCCGCTGAGAAGAAAAAACGTGCGCCTCGTCCGGCTAAATATCAGTATACCGACGAGAATGGTGACGTTAAGCAATGGACAGGTCAGGGCCGTACCCCTTCGGCGATTAAATCAGCGATCGATGCAGGTAAATCGCTGGACGATTTTCTGATCTAA
- a CDS encoding sensor domain-containing diguanylate cyclase, with amino-acid sequence MKFRRKNDGSASEISPLLRSIMLSGVLLTVAVIGLNVWTLREDWNETVRKAEDTAVNLSLSQARQADDTFLQTELSLREVQRELEKQLATTGAEGKALSQTMHLLQSRLPQLHGLFYYDERGRWIATSMSRIPPGVDNSDREYFDYHRASPRNNLHIGPVIRSRTTHELVIPVTLRVNDAYNGFKGVLLATIKVDYFRRFYSYYELSDGDVLVLMLADSTVLYARPMPDSYIGKNLSVSPLFLKILANSDKGSGQWTAALDGKKRIFGFVRSQRYPLVVAAGYDKRALFNHWLKSWVQDLILSLALLVVIILLGTFVLRQARHTLRYQRELTRLRDELTAANRSLENQAQSDGLTGVANRRHFDHMLTESLLNAELSGLPVSLILFDIDYFKRYNDTYGHVAGDDCLKTVATVLKHAARRKNELTARYGGEEFAIILSEQPLSAAVDLAESIIAAVNRLAIPHMATELPQKHVTLSAGCAMYLATDLQQGKQALIERADEALYRAKRAGRNRVMCEERPAKHA; translated from the coding sequence ATGAAGTTTCGCCGTAAAAATGATGGTTCTGCGTCAGAAATTTCGCCGCTGCTGAGAAGCATTATGCTCTCAGGCGTATTGCTCACCGTGGCGGTAATTGGATTAAATGTGTGGACGCTGCGGGAAGACTGGAATGAAACCGTCCGTAAAGCTGAGGATACGGCCGTGAATCTCTCACTGTCGCAGGCGCGGCAGGCTGACGATACGTTTCTGCAAACCGAACTTTCATTGCGCGAAGTACAACGCGAGCTTGAAAAGCAGCTCGCCACCACCGGTGCAGAGGGCAAGGCGCTGAGTCAGACAATGCATCTGTTGCAGAGCCGTCTGCCGCAACTTCACGGTCTGTTTTACTATGATGAGCGGGGCCGGTGGATAGCGACCTCCATGAGCAGGATACCGCCAGGCGTTGATAATTCCGATCGTGAATATTTCGATTATCATCGCGCCAGCCCGCGCAATAACCTGCATATCGGCCCGGTCATTCGCAGCCGCACCACGCACGAACTGGTCATTCCGGTTACCCTGCGCGTCAACGATGCTTACAACGGTTTTAAGGGTGTTTTGCTCGCCACCATCAAAGTGGATTACTTTCGCCGTTTCTATAGCTACTACGAACTCAGCGATGGGGATGTGCTGGTGCTGATGCTGGCAGACAGTACGGTCCTTTACGCCCGGCCGATGCCCGATAGCTACATCGGCAAAAATCTTTCAGTGAGTCCGCTGTTCCTGAAGATTCTGGCGAATTCGGATAAAGGCAGCGGTCAATGGACGGCTGCGCTTGATGGTAAAAAGCGCATCTTCGGCTTTGTCCGTTCACAGCGATATCCGCTGGTGGTTGCCGCGGGCTACGACAAACGTGCGCTGTTTAACCACTGGCTAAAGAGCTGGGTACAGGATCTGATCCTGAGCCTCGCTCTGCTAGTTGTTATTATTTTACTGGGTACGTTTGTGCTGCGTCAGGCGCGCCATACGCTGCGTTATCAGCGTGAGCTGACACGGTTACGTGATGAGCTGACTGCAGCGAATCGCTCCCTGGAAAATCAGGCACAAAGTGACGGGCTGACAGGAGTGGCTAACCGCCGCCATTTCGACCACATGCTGACAGAAAGCCTGCTGAATGCGGAACTGAGTGGCCTGCCCGTGTCACTGATTCTGTTTGATATCGACTACTTCAAACGTTACAACGACACTTACGGCCATGTTGCCGGTGACGACTGTCTGAAAACAGTCGCCACCGTGCTGAAGCACGCCGCCCGGCGCAAAAACGAGCTCACCGCCCGCTATGGCGGCGAAGAGTTTGCCATCATTCTGTCTGAACAACCGCTGTCCGCTGCAGTAGACCTGGCGGAGTCCATCATCGCAGCCGTTAATCGGCTCGCTATTCCGCATATGGCCACGGAGCTGCCGCAAAAGCACGTAACCCTGAGCGCTGGCTGTGCCATGTATCTCGCTACTGATTTACAGCAGGGGAAACAGGCGCTCATAGAGCGTGCGGATGAGGCTTTGTATCGTGCGAAACGGGCAGGGCGCAACCGGGTAATGTGTGAAGAGCGTCCGGCTAAGCACGCGTGA
- the ahr gene encoding NADPH-dependent aldehyde reductase Ahr — translation MKIKSYAAMQAGQALELYEYDAAELAAEEVEVQVEYCGVCHSDLSMIDNEWGISQFPVIAGHEVIGRVSALGEAAKSKGLSIGQRVGIGWTAKSCQHCDACINGEQVNCQQGSIPTIMNKGGFAEKLRADWQWVIPLPEKLDAASAGPLLCGGITVFKPLLMSNITATSRVGVIGIGGLGHIAIKLLHAMGAEVVAFSSTPDKKQSILDMGADEVVNSRDPEALKKQAGRFDLILSTVAVDLDWKPYFAALAPQGKFHTVGAVMKPIEVSAFELILGDKAVTGSSTGSPGQLRSLLRLASRADIAPQVEFFPMSDINKALDHVRAGKANYRVVLKADF, via the coding sequence ATGAAAATCAAAAGTTATGCAGCCATGCAGGCTGGCCAGGCCCTTGAACTCTATGAGTACGATGCCGCCGAGCTGGCAGCCGAAGAAGTCGAAGTCCAGGTCGAATATTGTGGCGTCTGCCACTCAGATCTGTCGATGATCGATAACGAGTGGGGCATCTCTCAGTTCCCGGTGATTGCAGGACATGAAGTGATTGGCCGCGTCTCTGCCCTTGGTGAAGCGGCTAAAAGCAAAGGTCTGTCAATCGGCCAGCGTGTAGGAATCGGCTGGACAGCTAAAAGCTGTCAGCATTGCGATGCCTGTATCAACGGTGAGCAGGTTAACTGTCAGCAGGGCAGCATCCCGACCATCATGAATAAGGGTGGTTTTGCCGAGAAGCTGCGCGCCGACTGGCAATGGGTTATCCCGCTGCCGGAAAAACTGGATGCGGCCAGCGCCGGCCCACTGCTGTGCGGCGGTATTACCGTATTTAAACCGCTGCTGATGAGCAATATCACTGCGACCAGCCGTGTTGGCGTGATTGGTATCGGCGGCCTGGGCCATATCGCGATCAAACTCCTGCACGCGATGGGTGCCGAAGTCGTGGCCTTCAGTTCAACGCCGGATAAGAAGCAGTCGATTCTGGATATGGGCGCGGATGAAGTGGTTAACAGCCGTGATCCTGAAGCCCTGAAGAAGCAGGCGGGTCGTTTTGATCTGATCCTCAGCACCGTGGCAGTCGACCTGGACTGGAAACCTTATTTCGCCGCGCTGGCGCCTCAGGGTAAATTCCACACCGTGGGTGCCGTGATGAAGCCGATTGAAGTCAGCGCGTTTGAGCTGATCCTGGGTGACAAAGCGGTAACCGGTTCATCAACCGGCTCACCAGGCCAGCTGCGTTCTCTGCTGCGACTCGCTTCGCGAGCAGATATTGCGCCACAGGTTGAGTTCTTCCCGATGTCAGACATCAATAAAGCGCTGGATCACGTCCGCGCCGGTAAAGCCAATTACCGTGTGGTTCTGAAAGCCGATTTCTGA